Part of the Plasmodium cynomolgi strain B DNA, scaffold: 1075, whole genome shotgun sequence genome, CTTGTTTGTattctaaataattttaagttCTCTTTCTTTAAGGTTAAttaattatcatatatttaacttattgatatttttacatgaattacaacaaaatttatCATGTGATTTTAtagataattattttgtagtAACAATTGTTATATGTTGTATTACATTGGTTCAGTTCACAAAGATCTTATGGTACATCGTATCCAATATTATAAGTATTAATTTCACTATGTACATTTCcatcaaataatatttcatttccttcatcgccatacaaattgtttttattcctcTTCCACTTCCGCGTAAAGCCGAATTTATCCATCTTCTGGcaggggtaaactaatatagaaaaataaaatgtaaatacatTTCAATATTTAAAAGGATTATTATATTGATTTCATAGAATCACATAGTAAACATATTtctgttaaaatatttaaaaatttttgaataaaattatattttactttatatgtTAATACTAAAAGAGGAGGTATTCCAGCCATTAAGCCAAGAGCAGGGGGCACGCTTTGAATTTTAGAAGAATCTGATTCTTTGATTTCTACTGTAGAAGCACTATATGACTGATTTTCTTCTGATGGGCATCCCTCCATATTATTAATAGTAGTAATATCATATAAATCTGGAAAATCATTGTTCCTTTCCAAcgtattgtaaatatttgagcaatataaatttttaaacttttttacTATATCAcaggtgaaaatttttgttgtatCTGAAGCACGATCTATTGAACAGTGATCCTTATCCatacttttatataaatctACACATTTGT contains:
- a CDS encoding hypothetical protein (putative); protein product: MLHIFNNNIDDIKEFLSSNDNSKIFSCKEFINKCVDLYKSMDKDHCSIDRASDTTKIFTCDIVKKFKNLYCSNIYNTLERNNDFPDLYDITTINNMEGCPSEENQSYSASTVEIKESDSSKIQSVPPALGLMAGIPPLLVLTYKKMDKFGFTRKWKRNKNNLYGDEGNEILFDGNVHSEINTYNIGYDVP